The region GCTATCTCCGAAGACCGCTATCTCCCGCCCCGGCCCTGTGGGCGCGGTGAGCCCGGCAAAGCTTCCCCCGCTGAGGCTCAGCGCACCCCAGGCCGAGAAGGCGGTCCCGGAGCCGAGGCTCGGGGAGACGGTCCCACTTACCGCCGCCGTGGGGCTCGCATAGGCCACAGGACAGCGCACCATCAGGTTGCTTCCCAGCTCATTGCGCTTCAGATCCAGGCTTACATAGAAGTCCACGCCCCCTACGCTAGGGCAGCGGAAGGCCACCTGGAAGCGGGCCCCAGAGGGGATGGGAAGGCTCCAGCTGGACAGCCCCGTGGGCAGGGCGTTCCAGGGGAGGCCCGAGGTGGAGGGGGGCGGGCCGACCCGCCAGGCCGCAGCCAGGGGCTGAAGGGGTTCTCCGATTCCATCCACCAGGATCACGTTCAGGGTCTGGACGCCGCCGCCCCCGCACGCCGCGAGGAGCAGCAGCAAAGGGAAAAAAAGCCAAGCGCGTTTCACGGTTGCCTCCTTACTGGCCGCTAAAGATGGGGTTCACTGTGCCCACCCTCAGCTCGTCCAGGGCGATCTCGCAGGGAAAGAGGCCCGCCGGGGCCGTGTGCACCGCGCCGATCCAAAGGGGAAGGGTATTGGCGGTAGTCCCTGCAGGAGCGGTGAAGGTGCCCGCGGGGTTCCCGTTGACGTAGAAGGTGCCGCTCGTCCCGTCCACCTTCACCGCCACCCTTGTCCAGGTGCCCGTAGAGGGGGGCTGAAAGTCGGCGGGGAAGGTTTGGCTGGAGGTGAAGGTTCCCCCGCCGAGCCTAAGGGCCACCTGCGCCTGCCCCGGACCCACGCCCTCCAGGTAGAGGGTATACCCGTTTGCGCTGTTCTTGTCCCACTTGTCCAGGATGGGGTAGTAGGCGCCCGCCCCGCACTGCACCGGGGCCACGTAGGCCTCCAGGTAGAGGCTTCCGTAGGAGAGGTTGAGGTCCGGGGTAGAGGGCACCTCCACGTAGGTGTCCCCGTTCCCCGGGAAGTAGAGGGCTCCCCCGGACTGCCCGCTGACCGAGGTGGGCCCGGAGAAGCCGGGCCAGGCCACCACAGACCCGGGCTTGGGCGTGCCGGTGTTGAAGAGGGGGTTCGCCACCACGTCCTGGACCGAGGTAGCCCCCGGGAGCTCGTTCAGGGGCCAGTGGGCCACGGGGCAGGGGGTGGTACAGGAGATCGTCGGGCTGGGGCTGCACGCACCCAGAAGCCCTGCTAGCAAGCCGGAAAGCCAGAGATGCCGTTTCATTGCTTTTACCTCCTCCTTACAGACTTCTTCAGGAAGCCTGCCGCCAGGGTAGCGCAGGGGGCCTTAATTCAGCCTGAATGCCCGCCAAACCAAGGAGGCCCCGGGAGTGAATCCCTGGGCCTCCCTCCTAACCCAGGTACAGCTAGGGGAAGTTTATAGACCCAGACCCTACCGTATAAGAGCTAATGCTGGCCATAGCCTCCTGGTAGTGATCCCCGGTCTGGAAACCACTGATGCTGGTAAGCACAAAGACGGGCTTATTGCTCAGGATGGCGCGGATATCAAAGCTCCCATTAGGACCCGTCGGAGGGGTGTAGCCCAACAGGCTGGCAGCAGAGAGGTCGGGGAAGGCATAGCTGGTGGTGCTGCCCAGCCAGCCTTTGGTCACGATAGCGGTGTAGTAGATCTGGCCCGGTATCTGGAAGTATAACTGGTAGCTGCGCAGGGTGCTCTCGGGGCGATTGAGGCCGGCCACAGAGGGGTGGGCGCTCGGTGTGAAGGTCAGGCCGCCGGTTGCCCAGGGGTTGGGGAAGCTCAGGCTGGGGGCGCCGGAGTTGAAGAACCTCGCATCTGTTACTGAAGAAC is a window of Allomeiothermus silvanus DSM 9946 DNA encoding:
- a CDS encoding LamG-like jellyroll fold domain-containing protein, which gives rise to MKRHLWLSGLLAGLLGACSPSPTISCTTPCPVAHWPLNELPGATSVQDVVANPLFNTGTPKPGSVVAWPGFSGPTSVSGQSGGALYFPGNGDTYVEVPSTPDLNLSYGSLYLEAYVAPVQCGAGAYYPILDKWDKNSANGYTLYLEGVGPGQAQVALRLGGGTFTSSQTFPADFQPPSTGTWTRVAVKVDGTSGTFYVNGNPAGTFTAPAGTTANTLPLWIGAVHTAPAGLFPCEIALDELRVGTVNPIFSGQ